The Coleofasciculus sp. FACHB-1120 genomic sequence AGGCGGTTGGTTTATTAGAGAAGGCACGAAGCGAACAGCCAAATGACCCGGAAACTTTGATTTACCTGAATAATGCCCGATTGATGGATAAAAAGGAAAAAGCTTACACGATTGCTGTTGCTGCTCCGATAACCAACAATCCCAACAGAGCGCTGGAAATTCTGCAAGGAGCTGCCCAAGCCCAAAATGAAATCAATCAGGGTCAAAGGATTAATGGTAAAGGGCTGAAAGTGGTAATTGCAGATGATGCTAATAATCCTGTCAAAGCTAAACAAATTGCCGAGTCATTCGTGTTGAAAAAGGACATTTTAGCGGTCGTCGGTCACTATGCCAGCGAAGTGACACTGGGAGTCGGTCACTCTACCAGTGAAGCGAAGCCGGGAGCGATCGCAATTTATCAACAGCACGGGTTAGTATTAATTTCTCCGGGTAGCACCTCGGAAGACCTCTCAGAGTGGAGCAGCAAGAGCGAACACGTTTTCTTTCGCACTGTACCCAGTAATCGAGTGAATGCCCAGGCTTTGGCTAGCTACATGATCCAAGCCAATCAGCGAACAGCAGCAGTCTTCTACTCTGGCACGAGTAATTACAGCAAATCTATCCGAGATCAATTTCACGTTAGCTTCCCCGCAAGTGGAGGACGGATAAGGGCAGATTTTGAACTGTGCAAAAAGGACTTCAATGCTGTTGAGGCGATTAACCAAGCACAAGCAAAAGGTGCGACTACGCTTGTCTTCCTTCCGGATGGTCAGACCTGCCCTTTTTCCTTTCAGAATGTTTTAGCAGTGATTAAGGCAAATCAGGGTCGTTATCCGATGGTGGGAGCATGGGCTGTTTACAGTTCTGAGATTCTACAAATCGACTCTAAATATGTAGTCGATCGCCTAGTAGTGACAGTCCCTTGGCATTCCTTGAGCAGCCCCAATCCAACGTTTCCCAAAGAATCTGAGCAGCTATGGAATGCGGAAGTGAGTGGGCTGACCGCTACAACTTATGATGCAACTCGTGCGTTGATCGCGGCTTTAGCAAAAAAACCTCAACCGAATCGTTCTGACGTGCGGCGGGCTTTATCGGCTTCCGACTTTCGAGCCAATGGTGCGATGGGGATGATTAGTTTTCGCGGCGGCGAGCCTAATGAGCCGATTTTTACATTGGTCAAAGTCGTCCCGTCTAACTGCGCGCGTTATGGTTTCAGGTTTATACCTGTAGACTATCCCCCAGAGAAAGTTAAGGATTTAGAGAATTGCCAGCCGGAAAAATAATTTGATATTTCCACGGCACTAAACCCTCAAAATATTTGCTCTAATCGGCGAAAATCTCTTTCGACTTCTGCCCAGAGAGAGCGATTGTGGGGGTCGGTTTTCAGGGCTTTTTTTAGATAAATTCTTGCTTTTTCGAGTTGCTTTTCAGCGATCAGCTGACGCCCCCAACGTTGATAAGCGATCGCTTGCCACTGTCGCACTTCGGGATCTTCGGGCAGGCGTTGGGCGAGTCCTTCGATGAGGGCGATCGCGCGGGGAAATCGGCGATTTTTTAGTAACTGCTGCAACTGCTGATAAGAACTCCACTTCAGCTGTTGCTCAGTTATCGACAAGTCTGGGAGTTTTTGAATGGGCGTGTCTTTTGGCGTCTCTTTGCGAGTCACCTTTG encodes the following:
- a CDS encoding bifunctional serine/threonine-protein kinase/ABC transporter substrate-binding protein, coding for MSYCINPNCRNFNEPGNQSTCPDCGCESLVEGRYRVIRRLGKGGFGQTFEVEDVRQEGTKKVLKILLTDYEKAICLFQREAEVLKKLNHQGIPKVEADGYFQLCHLKSEKPLHCLVMEKIEGINLKEWLSSRNYESISGKQAIAWLKQLAEILQQVHQSNYFHRDIKPSNIMLRPDDQLVLIDFGAVREATETYLHKLAGRDGTAIISHGYTPPEQADGRAVSKSDFYALGRTFVHLLTGIHPHDLPENPQTGQLNWRNSAPQISPELATLINDLMAPFSGNRPQNAQEILQRLEEIETSIHSHRRRHPPDDTLTLLPGGNRPDEELTRIIYSGNLRLVLIGAVSAILLSVIGIIIYVIVKQPRACDANLADDLSCGEEVLVPGFKGSLKQKGVQKFASGQYAEAVGLLEKARSEQPNDPETLIYLNNARLMDKKEKAYTIAVAAPITNNPNRALEILQGAAQAQNEINQGQRINGKGLKVVIADDANNPVKAKQIAESFVLKKDILAVVGHYASEVTLGVGHSTSEAKPGAIAIYQQHGLVLISPGSTSEDLSEWSSKSEHVFFRTVPSNRVNAQALASYMIQANQRTAAVFYSGTSNYSKSIRDQFHVSFPASGGRIRADFELCKKDFNAVEAINQAQAKGATTLVFLPDGQTCPFSFQNVLAVIKANQGRYPMVGAWAVYSSEILQIDSKYVVDRLVVTVPWHSLSSPNPTFPKESEQLWNAEVSGLTATTYDATRALIAALAKKPQPNRSDVRRALSASDFRANGAMGMISFRGGEPNEPIFTLVKVVPSNCARYGFRFIPVDYPPEKVKDLENCQPEK
- a CDS encoding J domain-containing protein; translation: MNLADCYRVLGLRSGASFSEIKASYRRLARQYHPDANPGDRQAQDKFIELTEAYKFLLSVVDKSGVDKSETVEKVSNPEQTGAVSPPQPSVTKVTRKETPKDTPIQKLPDLSITEQQLKWSSYQQLQQLLKNRRFPRAIALIEGLAQRLPEDPEVRQWQAIAYQRWGRQLIAEKQLEKARIYLKKALKTDPHNRSLWAEVERDFRRLEQIF